AAAGACTCTAGTTTATAATCATCTTCTTCCAAGTTGTCAATAACAAGATTGCATTTTCTTAAGTTCGAGACTACTTCGCCCTTTCACATAACTAGATAGCATTTTCTTCGGTTCGAGACTACTACGGCTTTCACATTAAGCTGATAAAAGTGAATGTGATactaatataataaatttatatatgaatcataTACCTACAGTGAACCAATACTCACAAGttcaatatattgaactcataaCTATGATACTTATAAACTAACATGTTTTAAAGTATGACGCTCATTGTTACTTAAACTTAACATAGTGTAGCGGTAGTGATATTTAACCtacaaagaaaattataaaCTGAAATGACACCTGGTGCTCATGTATAggatatttatttttcttgatcAAAATAATAAACTCAAACACACCTGGTTACCGATGCATTAAATATGGGAATGAGGATTCtctccagatcctctttgtgaggattcgaAGATCTTGCAATCATATCCGTTTATCATTCATAATATGGTTAGTCTTTCTTGGGTACTGAGAACGATCTTCCTAGTTCCTCAACTATTTTCACActaatttttcaatttactgttggaaattttgagtagaaatttcattgtctCACATCTCGATATGTTTTCACTAGGgtaagttcaagtccaaaagacacttcATTGGATGCATCTCATGTCTATTCTTTCTCAATTTTAGGCAGCCTAGTCATACATTTGCATTCAAATGTGGGGTAGTTGTTGGAgtttgaatgaaatttcaactcaaatgtggggtattgttggaaattttgagtagaaattttaTTGTCCCACGTTGGTCATTCCCAAAAAGTTTcctcactttataaggcttTGTCCCTTGTAGAAAGTGATTGGAGTGATAGGCCTTGGAGACTAAAATTGGGCTCACCCTTAGGGTTGAGCTTTGGggtatattaatatatataattaattatcaaaatatGGGCCTTGGAGCTCTTGGgctctaataattaaattaattaattattttcagatttaagtaattatttttaattaatttcgaatttaattaattaattatttttttaccaacgtactcatcttttcagatgaagtctgAAGTGTGAAAAAACGCAGAAAGAAAACACCCATCTGAAAGGATGTCTCACAACAAATGCATCCCTTCCTCATACCTGTTGCGAACAGGcataatcatattatatatgCATCCATCTGCATGACATTTATAACACAGAAAAAACAATTCTTCTTCTATAATCCAAAACATCTTTACTCAGAGAACCACATAGAAATTTGCCAGAAGTCAATTTTTCCGATGCTGGAATTTTGACTTGATCGTTGAATTCTTGTGAAGCAGACGTCTGTAAAACTATAAGCActgagtagggacaaaatttCTGTTTCAAGAATATTGCGATACGCAAGCCTCGATTTTCAATATTTCTATTcaatattattttgttgttcatccttgttaatttcctattcacatttattatttattatcatatatatatatatatatatatatatatccaatgTTTACagccaaaagaaaacaaaacccagTTTTAGTTGGGGTCGCTGGCCCTGTTCTTAGCAAAAAGCTCTGTTCTTTGATCGCCGGGGAGTAGAGTGGCAGCCTCAGCTAGCTACAGGGAGTTGGAAAATGGAGGGAGAGTTAAAAGTTGATAAATTTGGATACGAGGTGAGGACCTCTTCCGACGCCTGCATCTCCGCCATCAACGCCTTCTACGACCAGGTGGGTCCCGACAATTTATTTCTCTCTTTCAGTGTTTCTCGATTGCTCTCTTGTTTTCGTATGCGAAAATCCGAGATGGGTTTgaggtttttcatttttgatgAGTGAATGAAGGTTTTAAACTATCGGCGGCGCCGGTCGGTGATATTGGAGGCGGCGGCGCACGACGACCAGTGCGTGCTTGCTAACATTCTGGCTGCTTACTTCCTCTCATCCGATCCTTCCCGAGCTCCTTCTCATCTCCAAGCCGCCAAGTCCCGGCTGGTAAGTTTTTTCGATTAGTTTTTACCTTTTTGGGttgattaatctttggatatttACTTTTTGTGGAGTTATGAGAAATTTGTCGTGCGAAGGAACAAGCTACCCCGTACGAGAAAGCAGTGTTTGATGCtgtcaattgtttgatttctaaGGATAGAGACGATGATGTTGCTTTCGAGTTGCATTCAAAGGTGGGCCAGTTCCTCTTTATCGGGTTTTTATTGCTATCTACTTGGTTTCCTtagcttttaatttttggtttattCACAATTTTAACCAGCTCGTTAGTAACTATTTGGTCAGTCATGCTGGTATAGCAGATGATCCAGTGCGACTCTACTTCTACAGTTATATGTACAAACGTTGAGGAAATTCGATTGAAAAACGTTGTGGAAATAGGCCTCAAACTACAAACTTTTTTCACTTCAAATTCCAATTTTATGGTAAAGAGTTCACTGCCCTTACGATTTGGAGGCATCTTCTCTGGTTTGCATAACCGATATATGATATATCATCCCGAATCCAAGACATAAATGGGTGTTAACGAAGCGTAATGTTGCTCGGATGTTTTTGACAATGTTTCCAATTGCTTGGTTCCCCTTGTTCGTCTATATTAGTGAAACTGAATGGTCCATGGGTGAGTGGCAGATATGGTAGGAGAAACTGTGTGGTTTAAGTATTTTGTATGAGCATGACAACCCTTCAACATAAGTTTAGTGTTTGCAATGGCTTTGTTGGTTAAATGACGACTGAAATTGTTTTTACATGAAACAAAAATGTAGCCCAGCTAACTCATGGCATGATACCACGTGGTAATCAATCAAGTTATTAAGAAATATGTTGGTGTGATCGTAACACCGTCATGTGGTATTATGACTAACTCATATGATGATGTTATTTCATTATATTTTGCAGCTCCTGAAAAGTTTTCCTAGAGATTTGGCTTCTCTGCAAAGGGCCCAAGTGCTCTGCTTCTACATGGCTCGACCTGGCCTTTCGTTGGATCTTGTTCAACAGGTTCATTTTTGCACCATCACCATatgaagttttattttcgttaaaCAATGTTGACGCAGTGGAAGATAATTTTTTAGCTGTTATTTTTCGAGCATCTTGCATGAGCATTGAGCAATTTCAACCAAAGAATTGTAGTTTATGACTTAAGATATAGGAATTAGGAGAGCACATTTGTCTATGGTTTCAAGAATTTTAAATAAACTTCTTACGTTTTCTTCATTGCTTCGTAACAATTTTCTAACAGGTTCTACCCAGCAATGAACAAGAAGATTTTGTATATGGCATGCTTGCTTTTCCTTTATTGGAGCTTGGACGAATGGAAGAGGCTGAGAAAGCTGCGAAAAAGGGATATGAAATCAACAAGCGTGACTGCTGGGTGCAACATAATGTGAGCTATAATCATTTACTTTGTTTCGTCAAGAAGTTTCAAATGCTTAAGTTCTTGATGTTGTAATTCATGCATTCTAACTTCTTATGCAGATGTGCCATGTTCTTCAGTATAATTGCCGCTTTAAAGAAGCAGTAGAGTTCATGGAAGAATGCTCACCTTCATGGGATTTGTGTTCGTCATTCATGTATGAGTATTGAATTAGTTtatagtttgatttttttttcacttggtaATTAGATGCTAATAAGTGTTACGATCATCAGGTTCACACACAATTGGTGGCATGTAGCTCTTTGTTATTTAGAAGGTCGTGCTCCAATCCAAAGAATCCGAGATTTATATGACCATTTTATCTGGAAGGAGTTGGAGAGACCTGATGCTCCACGTCCAGAGGTTTGTTGAAAGTATTTTTCAGATCACCCGGCTCTTTTGCATCTTCCATTCCTAACGTCTTTTGCAATTAGGTCTACTTGAATGCCCTTGGGTTGTTGTTACGGGTGCATGTTCGGGGTGAAATGGATGCCTTTGAGGACCATTTGAAGACCTTAGCGAATTGTGTGACAGATCAAGTAAGTTGAACCTTGGGTTCATTTCGTCTCAAGAGGTGTGCTCGTTTATGCAGCAAAGAGTAGAACATAATAAGAATGGCTTGTATAAATGTGTTGACGGagaatatttattaaatttttcgATCGCTAGGACTATAATATAGGAAAGAATGATATGAACTGGTAGCCCATATCGCGATTGTTATTTTACTGGATGATGTGCATTCCATGCTTCGTGTGCTTGAATTGTTGTCATACACTTAATCTAGTTCTGTTATCTGAATTTGTTCCACTTTGTTCAGGCCAACTGGTATTTAGATTGGCAGTTTGACATATTAGTTTTATGGGCGTTGGCTTATACTGGTGAAATTTCAAGGGCAGAAGAATTGCTCAAGGGCTTGAAATCCAGGTGAAAGGAACCTCCCACTCTCACTCAATGGCACTCTATCTACCATTATCTTTCAATGTTTGATTCCTACTTTGTTCCTCATGTAGAATTACTAAGATGAACGAAAAGAAGCAACAGTTCATGCAGAACGCAATACTGGTTTGTTCTGATCGCTACCTTCCCCAAATTtgaaactaaatgatgtgttaccaataagaaataagcacgttaatcaacgcttagtaataatctaatcatcaatagCCACATCATTTTTACTCAGGGCTTTTTCTTCCATACTATCAGCAAGAGAATGAATTTAGAAGATAATCACTGTTACGGTTTGGTTTGTCATTATAAATAACAGGACCATATCTTCGTTATCAGCTTGCAGAAGCCACGTACGAGTATGGGAAGGGTAACGAAAAACAAGCATTAGAATTGCTTGGTCACGACTTTGATGCAGATAACTACAAGGTATTAACATTGAGAACTGATTTCCTTGCCTTATTCTTCTCTATTTCTACATAGAGAGGCGCTAAAGAATTCTTATGTGCTATCATCCAAGATGATCGGAGCATCGGGTGAACAGATTGATATATTCAATGAGGTATGGTACTGTATGCTGCTTAACAATGGACAAGCTGCAAAAGGTATGATACACACTATTCTTTCGCCATCAAACCCCACCGGTGATTTTCTGCTGACTTTTGCCAGTTGTGTGTGGATTTCAGCAATTGAAGTGCTTAAGAAGCGGATCAAATCAAGAGAGGGTATCCCTTTCCTTTGGCGCCTGCTGGTATACTTTAGCTTTGTAACACTCGATTTGAATATGAGCAGTAGGACCGATATCGTTCAGAAGAGTTTCATGTAGTGGTGTATGTCTTGCTTGCAGGAGAGAGGCTATAAACTGACAGGCAGGGATGAGGAGGCGGCAACTGCAAGCGAGGAGGCCAAGCGTTTGGAGAACGCATATTTCCCGTAACCAGGTGTTGTATGTGTTCTCTGTACTATATGTATTATCTTTACACATTACATAACTTCAAATGTATTATCTACATGGGATACTCGTGGAACATGAACAAATATGTACATTTGGTTTCAAATAAAAGAACAACCTAATTTCCTACCTTGGAAACAGCTGGTtgatgtttctttctttttgtaatTCTGTGTTTACAACTGGGAGAACGGAGAACCGTGCGTAGAACAGCCTAATCAGCTTGATGGTTACGCATTCTCACAGGGACAGGCTCCAATGTATTTGAGTACGACTTGGACACTCACAGGTCCATACGTTTTAAAGGTGGCATGGCATACCTAACTTGAACATGTCCGCCTCTCTTGTCCCCTTAACTTGGGGGGTATCTACTACCGAGATAGCTAATATTCTCCACACAAATTAGCTGAGCAACTATTTCCACCAAAATTGGAAATTTAGAAACCACATTTATTTACAATGCTTCGATATATGACACACACCGAAGCAATGAAGGACATGATCGTCGATCGAATTGGAACTGATAAATTAGCAGATGCCGAAATTTGATTTGGAAggagacgagagagagagagagagagagagagagtaaaaacCAGAAGCAGGGGAAAAGCACAGGGGAGATCCAAAGTTAACCAAACACAAATCTATTCACATTCCGCCATCTCTGACTTCCCCCTCCCTCACTCTTTCACTTATCAGTCAAACCCCGCACATGCACACCAGGCCCCACTCCCTCCCCCCACGGGCCCCACCCTCTGTGATCATCCCTTTGTCACGTCGTCGCCAATCACATTCGAACTCGAAACCCGGGACACCCCACGAGTGCGGCTTCTGATCCGCTTCAGCTCCTCCACCACTTCCTTGGCGTCCGGCCTGTCGTCCTTATCCGCCGCAACGCACCTGAACGCCAGCTCAGCCGCCGCATCCACGCCGTCGGATACGTCACCGTCGACGACCAGAACCGGGTCTACTACCTGGTGGAGCAGGCCCATCTGGATTTTCGACACCACCAAATCCGCCAGCGCCAGCTCCCGCTTGTCCCTCCGCTGGTCCACCGCCTTCAGCCCCGAAATCAGCTCCAGTAAAACGACACCGAAACTGTACACGTCACTCTTGTCGGTCAGCCTGAACGACCGGTGGTAATCCGGGTCCAAGTAACCGGGCGTCCCCTGCGGACCGGTCCAAACGTACCCGGAGCTGGACGACGTCGTTTCGGGGAATACCAACAGCCTGGAAAGCCCAAAGTCCCCGACTTTAACCCGCATATCTTTCTCGATGAAGATATTCGACGACGTTATGTCTCTATGGACCACTGGCGGCACCACCGAGAAGTGCAGGTACTCCATAACCATGGCCGTTTGCAGAGCAATGTCGACCCTCACCTGCCACGTCATCGACCCTTTCCGATGGAGGCTCTTGGGGCCGTGGAGATGGTCGGCGAGGGTGCCGTTGGGAACGTAGTCGTAGACTAGAAGGAGGCCTCTCGGGTCGCTGCAGTAGCCGT
This Pyrus communis chromosome 6, drPyrComm1.1, whole genome shotgun sequence DNA region includes the following protein-coding sequences:
- the LOC137737284 gene encoding uncharacterized protein; the protein is MEGELKVDKFGYEVRTSSDACISAINAFYDQVLNYRRRRSVILEAAAHDDQCVLANILAAYFLSSDPSRAPSHLQAAKSRLEQATPYEKAVFDAVNCLISKDRDDDVAFELHSKLLKSFPRDLASLQRAQVLCFYMARPGLSLDLVQQVLPSNEQEDFVYGMLAFPLLELGRMEEAEKAAKKGYEINKRDCWVQHNMCHVLQYNCRFKEAVEFMEECSPSWDLCSSFMFTHNWWHVALCYLEGRAPIQRIRDLYDHFIWKELERPDAPRPEVYLNALGLLLRVHVRGEMDAFEDHLKTLANCVTDQANWYLDWQFDILVLWALAYTGEISRAEELLKGLKSRITKMNEKKQQFMQNAILLAEATYEYGKGNEKQALELLGHDFDADNYKMIGASGEQIDIFNEVWYCMLLNNGQAAKAIEVLKKRIKSREGIPFLWRLLERGYKLTGRDEEAATASEEAKRLENAYFP